From Luteolibacter arcticus, one genomic window encodes:
- a CDS encoding AI-2E family transporter — protein sequence MDTKLESEAAVESRLTASFLEALIRAGLLLALVMICYKVFSPFLVLMVWALILAVTLYPLHQSIARKMGGRQGLAATTLVLIGLILIVTPCAVLMNSLGDSVRGLVENVQSNSVEIPPPRESVAKWPVIGPKVHAAWTQAHNDFPGLVKSLQPKIGDLAKTALGFVAAIGGGLLMFLASFIVAGIIMAFGRSGEAGCLAIFNRIIGPEHGGEFARLSTATIRAVAQGVIGVAFIQAIIIGICLLICGVPWAGVLSAIVLVLGIAQVPAVIVTLPAIIYIWSSGTYGTGAAVAYSVLLFVAGMADNVLKPLMLGRGVDAPMPIILLGALGGMATGGILGMFVGATLLALGYQIFMSWVSNNSNKESVAASTPRGPAPAAGP from the coding sequence ATGGACACGAAACTTGAATCCGAAGCCGCTGTCGAGTCGCGCCTCACAGCCAGCTTCCTCGAAGCATTGATCCGCGCCGGGCTGCTGCTGGCACTGGTGATGATTTGCTACAAGGTGTTCTCGCCGTTCCTGGTCCTGATGGTATGGGCGCTGATCCTGGCCGTGACGCTCTATCCGCTGCACCAGTCGATCGCCCGCAAGATGGGCGGCCGGCAGGGGCTTGCCGCCACCACGCTGGTGCTCATCGGGCTCATCCTGATCGTCACACCGTGCGCCGTGCTGATGAATTCGCTAGGCGACTCGGTGAGGGGGCTGGTCGAGAACGTGCAGTCGAACTCGGTGGAAATCCCGCCGCCACGCGAAAGCGTCGCCAAGTGGCCGGTGATCGGGCCGAAGGTCCACGCGGCGTGGACCCAGGCTCACAATGATTTTCCCGGACTCGTGAAGAGCCTGCAACCCAAGATCGGCGACCTTGCAAAGACGGCGCTCGGCTTCGTCGCCGCGATAGGCGGCGGGCTGCTGATGTTCCTGGCCTCGTTCATCGTGGCCGGCATCATCATGGCCTTCGGCAGGAGTGGTGAGGCCGGCTGTCTGGCGATCTTCAATCGCATCATCGGACCGGAGCACGGTGGTGAATTCGCCAGGTTGTCCACCGCCACCATCCGCGCCGTGGCCCAGGGCGTCATCGGCGTGGCCTTTATCCAGGCCATCATTATTGGCATCTGCTTGCTGATTTGCGGCGTGCCTTGGGCGGGCGTGCTGTCTGCCATCGTGTTAGTGCTCGGCATTGCCCAAGTGCCGGCAGTGATCGTCACCCTGCCTGCCATCATCTACATCTGGTCCAGCGGCACCTATGGCACCGGTGCCGCCGTCGCGTATAGCGTGCTGCTCTTCGTCGCAGGCATGGCCGACAACGTCCTCAAGCCGCTGATGCTCGGTCGCGGCGTGGACGCGCCGATGCCGATCATCCTGTTAGGCGCCCTCGGCGGCATGGCCACCGGCGGCATCCTCGGCATGTTCGTGGGCGCCACGTTGTTGGCGCTAGGCTATCAGATTTTCATGAGCTGGGTGTCGAACAACTCCAACAAGGAGAGTGTCGCCGCGTCTACTCCTCGTGGCCCAGCACCCGCCGCTGGACCTTGA
- a CDS encoding potassium channel family protein — MTLVNMLVGLPMMMLCLVIQTASAFWSVRHFVRRTDRLGDRGGFLASTRPLLSALIFMMLGNFAQILLWGVLFVMLKEFTNYHTAVYHSAVNFASLGYGDIVMSEKWKMLGALEAVVGVLMLGMTSAALMAILSQLIKVQRRVLGHEE, encoded by the coding sequence ATGACCTTGGTCAACATGCTGGTCGGGTTGCCGATGATGATGCTGTGCCTAGTGATCCAGACCGCGTCGGCGTTCTGGAGCGTCCGTCACTTTGTGCGCCGGACGGACCGCTTGGGTGACCGCGGCGGCTTCCTCGCTTCCACCCGTCCCTTGCTGAGCGCCCTGATCTTCATGATGCTCGGCAACTTCGCGCAGATCCTGCTGTGGGGAGTACTGTTCGTCATGCTCAAGGAGTTCACCAACTATCACACGGCGGTCTATCACTCGGCGGTGAACTTCGCCTCGCTGGGCTATGGGGACATCGTCATGAGCGAGAAGTGGAAGATGCTCGGCGCTCTGGAAGCGGTCGTCGGCGTGCTGATGCTCGGCATGACCTCCGCCGCGCTGATGGCGATCCTGTCGCAATTGATCAAGGTCCAGCGGCGGGTGCTGGGCCACGAGGAGTAG
- a CDS encoding HlyD family secretion protein, with the protein MSDGPTTTDEGQAANAPATPPAAPAVKSKRSGCGTKIGALILLLLIVGSLVLYFIADRLTPSTSQARIQAFVVPVAAEVAGKVSEVKVGNNDEVEAGTVLFVIDKGPYEIGLQKSKSDYETIRRTVNGSVAAVESAEAALEAAQAGSKLADVDATRQERLYAEDPGAISVRRLEIAQATRVEAVSQVRKAEADLRKAKESAGDAGERNAQLLSAKAAIEKAELDLANTTVVAPVRGRVTDLQVEVGHFAQPGAPLVTLIAGNNLWISADMTENNLGHLDVGDKVAIALDVLPGRVLKGRVRSIGNGVSSGQEAKPGALPPIENNRDWLRQAQRFPVAVEFDPAEHDALRHARIGGQAEVLVFTGDNPAMNELSSAWIWLKSQLSYLY; encoded by the coding sequence ATGAGTGACGGACCCACGACTACGGATGAAGGGCAAGCGGCGAACGCTCCAGCGACACCGCCCGCAGCGCCGGCCGTGAAGAGCAAGCGGTCCGGTTGCGGCACCAAGATTGGCGCCTTGATCCTGCTGCTGCTGATCGTGGGCAGCCTGGTGCTCTATTTCATCGCGGACCGGCTCACGCCCAGCACCTCCCAGGCCCGGATCCAGGCGTTCGTGGTGCCGGTGGCCGCAGAGGTCGCGGGCAAGGTGAGCGAGGTGAAGGTGGGCAACAACGATGAGGTGGAGGCGGGGACCGTCTTGTTCGTCATCGACAAGGGTCCCTACGAGATCGGCCTGCAGAAAAGCAAATCGGACTACGAAACCATCCGCCGCACGGTCAATGGGTCGGTGGCGGCGGTCGAGTCGGCCGAGGCGGCACTGGAGGCGGCACAGGCCGGCAGCAAATTGGCCGATGTCGATGCCACGAGGCAGGAGCGGCTGTATGCGGAAGACCCGGGGGCGATCTCGGTGCGGCGGCTTGAGATTGCGCAGGCGACACGCGTCGAAGCGGTCAGCCAGGTGAGAAAGGCCGAGGCGGATCTGCGCAAGGCGAAGGAGTCAGCAGGCGACGCGGGCGAGCGCAACGCGCAACTGCTGAGTGCCAAGGCCGCCATCGAGAAGGCGGAACTCGATCTCGCGAATACCACGGTAGTCGCTCCGGTGCGCGGAAGGGTGACCGACTTGCAGGTGGAGGTCGGCCACTTCGCCCAGCCCGGCGCACCGCTGGTCACGCTGATCGCCGGCAACAATCTCTGGATCAGTGCCGACATGACCGAGAACAACCTCGGTCACCTCGATGTCGGCGACAAGGTCGCGATCGCCTTGGATGTCTTGCCCGGCCGCGTGCTGAAAGGCCGCGTGCGCAGCATTGGCAACGGCGTGAGTTCCGGCCAGGAGGCGAAGCCGGGTGCGCTGCCGCCGATCGAGAACAACCGCGACTGGTTGCGCCAGGCGCAGCGCTTTCCCGTGGCCGTCGAGTTTGATCCCGCCGAGCACGACGCGCTGCGCCACGCCCGCATCGGGGGGCAGGCCGAGGTGCTTGTTTTCACCGGTGACAATCCGGCGATGAACGAACTCTCGTCCGCCTGGATCTGGCTGAAGAGCCAGCTCTCCTACCTTTACTGA
- a CDS encoding efflux transporter outer membrane subunit has product MASCLLISGCAPLGPEFVRPEVSWLDAWAARPLEQPTPPLTGPASVSAEQWWRNFDDPVMEKLVAEAQRLNPGVRTAGARILEARALVGIARSGLYPQAQQFTANLLGAGQERSADPDIDFTTYGTGFSIGWELDFWGKFRRGVEAADYNYLASIARYDDMQVLVASQAASLYSSIRTIELRLHIAKENAALQKRSLEITEELFRSGNDTELDVQQAKALYLSTLSIIPELEAALRQTHNALGVLLARAPGLLPELATGAQKIPRVPLGVIVDMPAGLLRRRPDVRAAEMQLAAQSALIGVSEAQLYPSIALGGSVGLAPTSPATRGWSANTLEWGLGPSLVWNVFDHGRLKNQVLVEDARFQQLYEQFQETVLSAAREVDDSAVGFARSTVQITLLDQAVEAARRSLEIATIQYREGLVDFQRVLDSQKTLFSQQERLVTSRGEVTQSLIALYKAMGGGWQSGRGRTLLDEATRTTMRDRSDWKNQLDAPLPAASPKMRMR; this is encoded by the coding sequence ATGGCTTCCTGCCTGCTGATTTCGGGGTGCGCCCCGCTGGGTCCGGAGTTCGTGCGCCCCGAGGTCTCCTGGCTCGACGCGTGGGCGGCGCGTCCCTTGGAACAGCCCACACCGCCGCTGACCGGGCCGGCGAGCGTTTCCGCCGAGCAGTGGTGGCGGAACTTCGATGACCCGGTGATGGAGAAGCTGGTCGCCGAGGCTCAACGGCTCAATCCGGGCGTGCGCACGGCGGGTGCGCGCATCCTGGAGGCCCGTGCGCTGGTCGGTATCGCGCGCAGCGGACTCTACCCGCAGGCCCAGCAGTTCACCGCGAATCTGTTAGGCGCGGGCCAGGAGCGGTCCGCGGATCCGGACATCGACTTCACGACCTATGGCACCGGCTTCTCCATCGGCTGGGAGCTGGATTTCTGGGGCAAGTTCAGGCGCGGCGTCGAGGCCGCGGATTACAACTACCTCGCGAGCATCGCGCGCTACGATGACATGCAGGTGCTGGTGGCGTCACAGGCGGCGAGTCTCTACAGCTCGATCCGCACCATCGAGCTCCGCCTGCACATCGCCAAGGAGAACGCCGCGCTGCAAAAGCGCAGCCTTGAGATCACGGAGGAACTCTTCCGCAGCGGCAACGACACCGAGCTGGATGTGCAGCAGGCGAAGGCTCTCTATCTCAGCACGCTCTCGATCATTCCGGAGCTGGAAGCCGCACTGCGCCAGACGCACAATGCGCTGGGAGTACTGCTCGCACGGGCACCCGGACTGCTGCCGGAACTGGCCACCGGCGCGCAAAAAATCCCGCGGGTTCCCCTAGGCGTGATCGTGGACATGCCGGCCGGGCTGCTCCGGCGCCGCCCCGACGTCAGGGCGGCCGAGATGCAACTGGCGGCGCAGTCGGCCCTGATCGGCGTGAGTGAAGCTCAGCTCTACCCGTCCATCGCGCTGGGAGGATCCGTTGGCCTGGCACCCACCTCGCCTGCCACGCGCGGCTGGTCGGCGAATACCTTGGAATGGGGCCTGGGTCCCAGCCTGGTGTGGAACGTCTTCGACCATGGACGGCTGAAAAACCAGGTGCTGGTCGAGGATGCACGCTTCCAACAGCTCTACGAACAATTCCAGGAAACGGTCCTCAGCGCGGCCCGGGAAGTCGATGACTCGGCGGTCGGATTCGCCCGCAGCACGGTGCAGATCACGCTGCTCGATCAAGCAGTCGAGGCAGCACGGCGCTCGCTGGAAATCGCCACCATTCAATACCGCGAAGGCCTCGTCGATTTCCAGCGCGTGCTCGACTCGCAGAAGACCCTCTTCAGCCAACAGGAGCGGCTGGTCACCAGCCGCGGCGAGGTGACCCAAAGCCTGATCGCACTTTACAAGGCGATGGGCGGTGGCTGGCAATCCGGCCGCGGCCGCACGCTGCTCGACGAGGCGACGCGCACCACGATGCGTGATCGCAGTGACTGGAAGAACCAGTTGGACGCGCCGCTGCCCGCGGCATCCCCGAAGATGCGAATGCGATGA
- a CDS encoding DUF2955 domain-containing protein, translating to MGEGADKAVLRLAVGLGLAAFIAYGGGLPMPFLVCLVAVLVLCKPGPPQPLIKGIIVAVIFAALVAAGVLMVPLLEHYALSGLLLTAVVLHGLFYTGMLRANPLTMVLVIAFTVIPVVGVMDQGMVGMMSLTLAVGLATGTFTSGISHAFFPDPGGPKAARPAAPRPDRETAAWIALRATIVVMPVFILALINPSLYMAAILKTVALGQQAGETDARSGGRELVGSTLMGAWIAALLWAGLSLWPSLWMLVLWLMAAALWAGSGIFRTRHTAFRPSFWSNALITSLLLLGPAIEDSAIGKGVFEASAIRVALFVGVALYAWGTIWILERWRAVRTGTPLPGQHGKELPQ from the coding sequence ATGGGAGAAGGCGCTGACAAAGCGGTTCTCAGATTGGCGGTCGGCCTCGGGCTGGCGGCGTTCATCGCCTATGGGGGTGGCCTGCCGATGCCTTTCCTCGTTTGCCTGGTGGCGGTGCTCGTGCTGTGCAAGCCCGGTCCGCCACAGCCTTTGATCAAGGGGATCATCGTCGCGGTGATCTTTGCCGCACTGGTGGCCGCGGGCGTGCTGATGGTGCCGCTGCTCGAGCACTATGCGCTCAGTGGACTGCTTCTAACAGCGGTGGTGCTGCACGGGCTCTTCTACACCGGCATGCTCCGCGCCAACCCGCTGACGATGGTGTTGGTCATCGCCTTCACGGTGATTCCCGTGGTCGGTGTGATGGACCAGGGAATGGTCGGGATGATGAGTCTGACGCTCGCGGTTGGGCTCGCCACCGGCACTTTTACCAGTGGCATATCTCACGCATTTTTCCCCGATCCGGGGGGGCCGAAGGCTGCGCGGCCCGCGGCTCCGAGGCCGGATCGCGAGACTGCCGCTTGGATCGCGCTGCGCGCCACGATCGTCGTGATGCCGGTGTTCATCTTGGCGCTGATCAATCCCTCGCTCTACATGGCAGCCATCCTGAAAACGGTGGCGCTCGGCCAGCAGGCGGGCGAAACCGATGCCCGCTCGGGCGGGCGCGAGTTGGTGGGGTCCACCCTGATGGGTGCATGGATCGCCGCGCTGCTGTGGGCCGGGCTCTCGTTGTGGCCCAGCTTGTGGATGCTGGTGCTGTGGTTGATGGCTGCGGCGCTGTGGGCCGGCTCGGGAATCTTCCGCACACGCCACACGGCATTCCGGCCCTCGTTCTGGAGCAATGCCTTGATCACGTCGCTGCTTCTGCTCGGCCCGGCGATCGAGGACAGCGCGATTGGCAAGGGCGTCTTCGAGGCTTCCGCGATCCGCGTCGCCCTGTTCGTCGGCGTGGCGCTCTACGCATGGGGCACCATCTGGATCCTCGAACGCTGGCGTGCCGTTCGCACCGGGACGCCACTGCCCGGACAACACGGAAAGGAACTACCCCAATGA